Genomic DNA from Fibrobacter succinogenes:
GACTATGACGGCTGACGGGGTGCAGGGTACGCCGAAATCGCTGTTTGAACTTTCGCGTACTTTTGGCGCGGGGCAACTGTACCAGATTTTTCATATTGCGATTCCCCATGCGATGCCGCAGATTTTTACGGGCATTATGACGGCGGCTGCGTTTGGCTTTACTACGCTCGTGATGGCCGAAATGATGGGGCAACCGGGTGGTCTTGGTTACACAAGGTGTTTGCGGCGATTGTTGTGATGGCCGTGCTGTTCTCGGCGATTTTGAAGGTGGTTGGTGTGGTACAGCGTTATGTGCTTCGCTGGCAGAAAGGCGTCGTGCGATAGGAGGCGTTGATGATGGATATTTTAGATAAAGAAAAAATCTTGAAGATTCGCGACGTAAATCGCTCCTTTATCGATGAACGTACGGGCGAACCGCGGCAGATTTTGAAAGATATCAATCTTTCTGTTTTTGAGGGCGAATTCATTTCGATTCTGGGTGCATCGGGTTGCGGTAAAACGACGCTTTTGCGCTTGATTGCGGGGCTCGATCCTGTTCAAGACGGCAAGATTATTCTTGATGGCGAACCGGTGCATGGGCCTGATTCCAGGCGCGGTTACGTGTTCCAGCAAGGTTGCCTTTTTCCGTGGCTTACCGTAGAAGATAACATTGCGATGGGCCTCAAGATTCGTGGAGTCTACAAGCAGAATAAAGGCAAGGTTCACGAATTTATTGAGAAAATCGGTCTTGGCGGATTCGAGAAGAATTTTCCGCACCAAATTAGTGGCGGTATGGCGCAGCGCGTGGCAATTGCGCGTGCGTTGATTAACGACCCGGAAATCTTGTTGCTCGATGAACCCATGGGGGCGCTGGATTCATTTACCCGTGCCGACATCCAGAACTTGCTTTTGGAACTTCGAAAGGAACGCAATACCACGATGATTCTGGTGACTCACGATATTGACGAAGCGCTTTATCTGTCTGACCGTATCGTGATTATGACGCCGCGTCCGGGACGCATTAGCGAGGTGCTTGAAATTCGCGACTGCTTCCCTCGTGAAAGAGGCTCGGCGCAGTTCCTGGAAAAACGCCGCAATATTTTGGAGCGCTTTAATCTTGCTCGTTCCAATACGGCGCCGGAATACGTGATTTAATCGTTGCGACTTATGTTGTTATAAAGAATTTTTATAGCGAACGCTAAAAATTAAGTATTGGACATGCGGAGAAGCCGCTTCTATATTTGTTACAAAAATCAAGGAGAGTACAATGTCAAATAATGTAAATTATGTATCTGGCGAAAAAGCCGTCTCTTACGAAAAGGCGAGAAAGTATAACCTGTTCTCTTTCGCGAACGCCCCTCACAAAGATTACAAGCCGTTCTATGTAGACCATGCCGATGGCATTTATGTTTACGATGGTGAAGGTCGAGAATACATCGATATCGCGTCGGAACTGGTCAACGTAAATATCGGCTTTAACAACCGCCACATTATTGAAGCGGTGCAAAAGCAGGTGGAACGCTTGGCCTACATTGCGCCGCGCCATGCCTTTGCCGAAGCGGGAGAACTCAGCGAACTCTTGATTGAAAAAATTGCGCCGAAGAACATGAAAAAGGTGCTGTTTACGCTGGGTGGCTCCGAAGCGAATGAATTTGCCATCCGTTTTGTGAAGGCGTTTACGGGCCGCGACAAGATTTTTTCGAAGTATGAATCTTACCACGGAAGCACTTACGGTGCGTCGAGCTTGACGGGCGAAAGCGAACGCGCTTCGCTGTTCCCGACGATTCCTGGATTTATCAAGTATCCGGCTCCGCATCTTTACGGCTACGACATTAAATTTGCAAGCGAAGAAGAAGCGACCAAGCATTTCCTTTCTCGCTTGGAATACCAGATTCAGCAGGAATGCCCGGAATCGGTGGCGGCCATCTTTATTGAATCAGTCACAGGCTCTAACGGCGTTTATCTTTATCCAAAGGGATACCTGAAGGGTGTCCGCGAAATCTGCGACAAGTATGGAATCTTGCTGGTGTGCGACGAAGTCATGAGTGGATTTTTGCGTACAGGTGAATGGTTCGCTTGTCAGGCTGATGGCGTGGAACCGGATTTGATTACTTTTGCGAAGGGCGTGAATAGCGCCTACGCTCCGCTTGGCGGCGTGCTCATTAGCGAACGCATTGCGAATTATTATGAGGAAAATGCCTTTACGGCAGGTCTTACTTATAATGCGCATCCGCTCGGTGTTGCGGCGGCAATTGCCTGTATCGAAGAATACTTCCGCTTGGATGTCAAGGGCAACGTGAAAAAGCAGGAGCCCCTTTTGAAGAAAAAGCTTGCGGAACTCAAGGCAAAGCACCCCTCCGTTGGCGACGTGCGTTCTGTGGGTCTCTTCGGTGCCATCGAATTCAGCTACAGCAAGGATCATAAGGACGTGATTCGCAAGAATGCAGCGGGTGAACCCTTCCTCGGAAACTTCATCACGAAACTTCGCAACGATTACGGTATTCTCACGATGGGCGGCGGCTCTACAATTCTTGTGGCTCCTCCGCTGATTATCAACGAAGCTCAGCTGGATGAAATCTTTGATCGCCTGGACAAAGCGATTAGCGAATATGCCGACGGTTTAGTAAAATAATCTCCAATTCTATCATGGGGGACTCGATTGAGTCCGCCATTTAAATTTCTTTGTGCCATAAATTAAAGGTGACTGCTGATGCAGCCACCTTTTAGGTTTTACTATGGTTATAATCGCGCTATTGGATTGCGACGAAGGCTTGTTCCAGGTCGGCAATCAAGTCATTCACGTCTTCAAGACCAATCGAAAGCCGAATAGTTTCGGAATGGATATCGGCCAATTCCTGAGCGCGTTCCGGGAGCTCGATGTGGGTGGTTGTAGACGGGTTGATAATGAGCGAACGGGCGTCACCGATGTTTGCCTGGAAACTGAATACTTTTACGGCTTCCAAGAACTTGATAATGGTTGCGCGGTCGTTCTTTTTAAGGCCAAAACTCAGGATTGCGCCGGCACCCTTGGGGAAATACTTGGCGGCGAGCGCCTTGTACTTGCTGTTTTTTGCGTGCGGGTGATTGACCCAAGAAACTTCGGGGCGCGTTTCCAAAAATTCTACAATCTTTTCAGCAGACTTTACCGATTTCGAAAGACGTTCCGAAAGGGTTTCAATTCCAAGAAGCACCAGGTAAGAATTGAACGGGGCGATGGCACCGCCCAGGTAATTCAGGTGAATGGCGCGGATACGGCCGGTGAAAGGCGTATCCGGGAACACGTCGTAAAAACTGCGGGGTACGCCCTGCTGCGACACCAAGAAATGCGGCTGGCCGTCGAACTGTGGGAACTTTCCGTTTTTCCAGTTGAACTTGCCGTTTTCTACAATGGCACCGGCAATCACGTTGCCGTGACCCGTAAGGCCCTTGGTGGCCGAATAAACAACCACGTCGGCGCCAAAATCAAACGGATTCAACAAGTAGGGGGTTGCCACCGTGTTGTCGACAATCAGCGGGATTCCGTGCTTGTGGGCGATATTTGCGATCGCTTCGATATCCAGAATGGTGGCGTTCGGGTTGGTGATCGATTCGATGTAGATTACCTTGGTGTCTTCTTTAACGAGTGCCTCGAAATTTGCCGGATCGTCAGGGTTTTCTACAATGTCATACTTGACGCCCGTCTCTCCGAAGATTTGTTCGAAACTATCGAAAGATCCACCGTAAGAACGAGCTGTTGCAAGGATTCTGCCTTTGCCTGCTGTGACGTTCAAAAGCGAATACGTAACCGCTGCCATGCCCGAAGAAAGCGTGACAGCTCCGGTTGCTCCCGGGTGGAGTGCCGTAAGGCGCGCGTCAAGTACATCCGTTGTCGGATTAGAAAGTCGTGTATAAAGTGCTTCGGCGCTGTCGAAATAAAACAGATCATCGCTACGCTTTACGGTGTCGAGCGTAAATGCGGTTGTCTGGTAAATGGGCACCGAAACGGCGTGGTTGTGTTCAGCAGGATTATAGCCTGCGTGCAATTTAAGCGTATCAAAAGAAAATTGATTTGACATTATACTCTCCTTAATTTTTTTGAAAGCAAATATAGATGTGGTTTTTGATAGCGTCCAATACTTAATTCTTATGCCGAATTATTGATTTTTTCTATAAGCGCGGCGCTGTTGAATTTGTCTGTGTTATAATAAAAACCTATAACAAATCATAGTGATATAGTATTGGACATTTTCGGTATACCTTTTTAATTTATGCACCGAAAATTTTTAAGGAGAGTGCCATGAAACAGTACAAAGTATTTGTTGTTGCTAATCTGATTTTCGGCGTATT
This window encodes:
- a CDS encoding ABC transporter ATP-binding protein codes for the protein MMDILDKEKILKIRDVNRSFIDERTGEPRQILKDINLSVFEGEFISILGASGCGKTTLLRLIAGLDPVQDGKIILDGEPVHGPDSRRGYVFQQGCLFPWLTVEDNIAMGLKIRGVYKQNKGKVHEFIEKIGLGGFEKNFPHQISGGMAQRVAIARALINDPEILLLDEPMGALDSFTRADIQNLLLELRKERNTTMILVTHDIDEALYLSDRIVIMTPRPGRISEVLEIRDCFPRERGSAQFLEKRRNILERFNLARSNTAPEYVI
- a CDS encoding aminotransferase class III-fold pyridoxal phosphate-dependent enzyme, coding for MSNNVNYVSGEKAVSYEKARKYNLFSFANAPHKDYKPFYVDHADGIYVYDGEGREYIDIASELVNVNIGFNNRHIIEAVQKQVERLAYIAPRHAFAEAGELSELLIEKIAPKNMKKVLFTLGGSEANEFAIRFVKAFTGRDKIFSKYESYHGSTYGASSLTGESERASLFPTIPGFIKYPAPHLYGYDIKFASEEEATKHFLSRLEYQIQQECPESVAAIFIESVTGSNGVYLYPKGYLKGVREICDKYGILLVCDEVMSGFLRTGEWFACQADGVEPDLITFAKGVNSAYAPLGGVLISERIANYYEENAFTAGLTYNAHPLGVAAAIACIEEYFRLDVKGNVKKQEPLLKKKLAELKAKHPSVGDVRSVGLFGAIEFSYSKDHKDVIRKNAAGEPFLGNFITKLRNDYGILTMGGGSTILVAPPLIINEAQLDEIFDRLDKAISEYADGLVK
- a CDS encoding O-acetylhomoserine aminocarboxypropyltransferase/cysteine synthase family protein — protein: MSNQFSFDTLKLHAGYNPAEHNHAVSVPIYQTTAFTLDTVKRSDDLFYFDSAEALYTRLSNPTTDVLDARLTALHPGATGAVTLSSGMAAVTYSLLNVTAGKGRILATARSYGGSFDSFEQIFGETGVKYDIVENPDDPANFEALVKEDTKVIYIESITNPNATILDIEAIANIAHKHGIPLIVDNTVATPYLLNPFDFGADVVVYSATKGLTGHGNVIAGAIVENGKFNWKNGKFPQFDGQPHFLVSQQGVPRSFYDVFPDTPFTGRIRAIHLNYLGGAIAPFNSYLVLLGIETLSERLSKSVKSAEKIVEFLETRPEVSWVNHPHAKNSKYKALAAKYFPKGAGAILSFGLKKNDRATIIKFLEAVKVFSFQANIGDARSLIINPSTTTHIELPERAQELADIHSETIRLSIGLEDVNDLIADLEQAFVAIQ